The sequence GGAATCAATCGGCCTTGTTATACCATCTTCACTCTCTATCCACATTTCGACACCACTTGGAAGGTTAGAGTAATCCGGATCAAGCCAGATATTGACGGTTTTAAGTTCATTTAAGTAGTTGCCAATTGTTAATGCATCAAAAGTAAGTTCGCTGTTCTGGTCAACTATTACCGTAGCTGCGTATCCATCGTAGCACATGAAGCTTATGTATTCTCTGTCATGAGGAACAACTGCAACTTTTACCTCTCTTTCCGCATTAAAGTAGATGAAAGTCCCGCTTGAACCGATGACTATCAGTGATGAGAGAAGCATCAAAAGTATAACTGGAATAAGTTTTCTCATCTTCCAAACACCTCCATTTTGATTTGCCTCAATAAGCTGGATCTTTTATTTCTGATTTTCAATACGTCCTCATTCCCAATGCCCGAGATGAAGTATAGAACTCCAAGAAATACCGAAGTCTCAAAAAGGATTGCAAAAACAGGCAACACAGGATTTACTCTGTATAAGGAACCTATAATCGATTCAGGAAGAAGTGGAATGTAGGCGTTTACCCTAACCTTATCTGTGAACAGGGAAGTTTCCTCGGGAGCGCTTATTGTAACTTTAGCCGTCTCTTCCTCTTGAGGTCCCAATTCGAGCTGGGTCTTTGATATGCCTGAAATCCCCCCGGTTTGGGGCTCAAGGTAGTAAATCATAGGATAGAAGTTCCCGTTTTTTATTGTTATCTCCCTTTCAAACGTAGAACCCGGCAAAACCCATCCTTCTCTCTGCCCTCCGGCTGAAGTTACTGCATATTCTATTGGAAACATCTGCCACGAAGCGAATATCGAAACCGAGAGCATTATTAAGAGAAAGGCTGATGTCAAGATGTAAAGCGTTTTGAACTTGATCTTGATGAACTTTGGCCTTTTTCTTTTGTGCTTCGGCTCTCCAGTAAACGCGAGGGCACCAATAATTATCATGGCAGCCGCAAGGAACATTTTATTCCTCCCTGAGATCCCCCTCTGGATGTAAGTGCCCAATTGTGGGACTTTAAGGGGGAATTGCCAATAGTAATAAGCTTTCCCGCTATTTTATCTTTTGAAACTGGACTTGCCCTACCTTCTTGCTGATCGGTTGCAACGTTGTTATCGCCTTTGGTGATATATCCATCCTCAACAATCGCCACAACTCTATGAACAGTCCAGCTGCCTCTTAAGTTAAAAACTATTATATCCCCAACGTCCGCACTCCTTGAGAAAGGATTTATAAAGAACAAATCTCCCTTATTCAACGCAGGGGTCATACTCTCTGAAGAAACATAAGACATGAAGACGGGTCTATCAAGAAGAGCCCCGACGATAGACCCCACAACAAAAGCGGTAACCGCCAGAATTAGGAAATATTCAATGAGCTTCTTCATTCACATGAGCCTCCAAAGGCTTGTATCGTGATGTGTTGATTATAATCTCCCAAGGGCAATCCTGCAGTGTCGAACCGCATTCCTACCTTTACACTTTGATTTGCTGGGACTTCAAACTCTATGCTCTGGCTCCAGGTGCCGGTATAGGGACTCACAAAAAGTCCAATAGCTGGAGTTGGAGAAGTTACACTCACGCATATCACACTTTCCCCCGTTTCAGTTTCGTTGTTGTATATCTCAAAAACATCATTAAAAACATAGACAGTATCGGGCGAAAGACCCTCTCCAAAACCCGGATAAAGGGGACTTTGGTTACTGATATCGATCTTTAGATAACCGTTGCTTAGAAAAGCATAAGGTGGAAGAGGGTTTTCTATAGAAACTGAGGTGTTATCATCAACAGCAAGAACAACGGGAATCGGCTTCACAACAAAAACTCCCCACATAAAAAACATCATAACTAATATGATCGGCAGAACAGCAAATTTAATAACTTTTCTCACTTTTTTCTCCCCCTAAAATGTTAGATAAAAGGAGCAAAGGCTCCAAGATGGAAAGGTTAAATTAGATCAATCGCATGTACCCTTCCATGCATGTATGCTCATCTGAACTTGTATATCACCGGGGTTGACACTTAGTCCCATATTTGAAGTATCAAATACCATGCCTACGCTAACTGGGGTGTTGTGGTATA comes from Thermococcus aggregans and encodes:
- a CDS encoding DUF1102 domain-containing protein; protein product: MRKVIKFAVLPIILVMMFFMWGVFVVKPIPVVLAVDDNTSVSIENPLPPYAFLSNGYLKIDISNQSPLYPGFGEGLSPDTVYVFNDVFEIYNNETETGESVICVSVTSPTPAIGLFVSPYTGTWSQSIEFEVPANQSVKVGMRFDTAGLPLGDYNQHITIQAFGGSCE
- a CDS encoding signal peptidase I, translated to MKKLIEYFLILAVTAFVVGSIVGALLDRPVFMSYVSSESMTPALNKGDLFFINPFSRSADVGDIIVFNLRGSWTVHRVVAIVEDGYITKGDNNVATDQQEGRASPVSKDKIAGKLITIGNSPLKSHNWALTSRGGSQGGIKCSLRLP